The proteins below are encoded in one region of Roseofilum reptotaenium CS-1145:
- a CDS encoding DUF3119 family protein encodes MTSTPFSSSTSSTTLETVTLKPSYRIPLVLVLLAIPLAAVQIGLGGAIALFGLFLTLQTTTIRLTFTPTALEVYRSDKQIRQFPYQDWQNWEIFWDKLPILFYFKEVKSIHFVPIIFDYSTLKRTLEERCPRSR; translated from the coding sequence ATGACTTCAACTCCCTTTTCATCTTCAACCTCGAGCACTACCCTAGAAACGGTTACCCTGAAGCCCAGTTACCGGATACCCTTAGTGCTGGTGCTGTTGGCGATTCCTCTAGCAGCCGTTCAAATTGGATTAGGTGGGGCGATCGCCCTCTTTGGGTTATTCTTAACCCTACAAACCACCACTATCCGGCTCACCTTTACTCCAACAGCTCTTGAGGTTTACCGTTCCGACAAGCAAATTCGCCAATTTCCTTACCAAGACTGGCAAAATTGGGAGATTTTCTGGGACAAACTGCCCATCTTGTTCTATTTCAAAGAAGTTAAGAGTATCCATTTTGTACCCATAATCTTTGACTATTCAACCCTCAAGCGCACTCTGGAAGAACGTTGTCCCCGTTCTCGTTAA
- a CDS encoding Uma2 family endonuclease: MSVLLKRLFTVEEYHRMGTTGILSEGDRTELIRGEIIQMSPIGPIHASYVNRLTQLFILQFGKRVLVRVQDPVVLDNTSEPEPDLCLAHPRADFYQGGHPQPEDIFLLVEVADTTLRGDRDIKIPLYAQAQIPEVWLLNIPERCLEVYRQPTLEGYQQVQRLEEGEVAVQLFPDIQFSVEEILG, translated from the coding sequence ATGTCAGTCTTATTGAAGCGGTTGTTTACGGTGGAAGAGTACCATAGGATGGGCACAACTGGGATTCTGTCTGAAGGCGATCGTACTGAATTAATCCGAGGAGAAATCATTCAAATGTCACCTATTGGCCCAATTCATGCCTCTTACGTCAATCGCCTGACTCAGTTATTTATATTGCAATTCGGCAAACGAGTATTGGTGAGAGTACAAGATCCAGTCGTGTTAGATAATACTTCTGAGCCAGAACCAGATTTATGCCTGGCGCATCCCCGTGCTGATTTTTATCAGGGGGGACATCCGCAACCGGAGGATATTTTTTTACTGGTAGAGGTAGCGGATACAACGCTTCGGGGCGATCGGGACATCAAAATTCCCCTGTATGCACAAGCGCAAATTCCGGAAGTTTGGCTGCTGAATATTCCCGAACGGTGTTTAGAAGTCTATCGACAACCGACTCTAGAAGGCTATCAGCAGGTGCAACGCTTAGAAGAAGGAGAAGTTGCGGTGCAATTGTTTCCCGATATCCAGTTTTCAGTTGAGGAAATCCTGGGATAA
- a CDS encoding nucleotidyltransferase family protein gives MTTEISDRTSNESHYRQIYHRLGTTPEQLAQFCQRWQIVELSLFGSILRDDFNMNSDVDLLVTFKPNHSWGLEFIQMREQLSTLFNRPVDLMTRQSIINSPNILRRENILDSAEVIYVQKLEFILSQES, from the coding sequence ATGACTACTGAAATTAGCGATCGCACCAGCAATGAGTCCCATTATCGCCAAATTTACCATCGCCTAGGAACTACCCCGGAACAACTCGCTCAGTTTTGCCAACGTTGGCAGATCGTGGAACTGTCCTTATTTGGCTCGATTCTCCGGGATGACTTTAATATGAACAGTGACGTGGATCTTTTAGTCACGTTTAAACCCAATCACTCTTGGGGTTTAGAATTTATCCAGATGCGCGAACAACTCTCTACTCTTTTTAATCGCCCTGTGGATCTAATGACGCGACAAAGTATTATCAATAGTCCGAATATTCTCCGTCGCGAGAACATCCTTGATTCGGCGGAGGTCATCTATGTCCAAAAGTTAGAATTCATCTTGAGCCAGGAGTCCTAG
- a CDS encoding NACHT domain-containing protein, translating to MSKNSQITLPFITGAANVGLGVCINEVSEQVLDDWNPPTLLVIGIAVLFGVLPFVANAVSERSEEETRTRWVWVAGLSITGFAVASLWMLNQWTVLPDKVTEFLGYATVGLFVFGVLFPPMALLLLALRKGEPVIQAMGTEAIASADSLQQWRENMRTVMNLEVKQWLDNALHDKKKHDRKNGQHQKNSILLKMEDRREQVGQEAKLEIQTPEPVWPLRLRRLWQPFRGQEQQVLDLQERILDIFHKPEIGGRLLILGKPGAGKTTTLLELARDLLEEAQGHTEGQKQPIPVLFEMFRYPGKITIGQWLVEDLQKRHSIPPAHTEAALQRGDLLPLIDGLDEVGLNRQQDCIAQMNRFLREGVPYASRLSLVVCCRQQQYREGEVMLEALNGAVYLQALSGRGGDARGIERSGLSASAGG from the coding sequence ATGAGCAAGAATAGCCAGATTACACTGCCGTTCATCACCGGTGCAGCGAATGTGGGGTTGGGGGTTTGTATTAATGAAGTCTCTGAGCAGGTTTTAGACGACTGGAATCCCCCCACACTGTTGGTGATTGGGATTGCGGTATTGTTTGGGGTGTTGCCTTTTGTTGCCAATGCGGTGTCGGAGCGATCAGAAGAGGAGACGCGTACCCGTTGGGTGTGGGTTGCGGGGTTATCAATAACTGGGTTTGCGGTTGCTTCCCTGTGGATGCTGAATCAATGGACAGTTCTACCGGACAAGGTAACGGAATTTTTGGGATATGCGACTGTGGGGCTGTTTGTGTTCGGCGTGCTGTTTCCGCCGATGGCGTTGCTGCTGCTGGCTTTGCGGAAGGGAGAGCCGGTGATTCAGGCGATGGGAACAGAAGCTATAGCGTCGGCGGATAGTCTGCAACAGTGGCGCGAAAATATGCGGACTGTGATGAATCTGGAGGTCAAACAATGGTTGGACAATGCTCTACATGACAAGAAAAAGCATGACCGGAAAAATGGACAGCACCAGAAAAACTCCATTCTTTTAAAGATGGAAGACCGACGGGAACAGGTGGGACAGGAGGCCAAACTGGAGATTCAAACTCCTGAACCAGTTTGGCCGTTGCGTCTTCGGCGGTTGTGGCAGCCGTTCAGAGGGCAAGAGCAGCAAGTTTTAGACCTACAAGAGCGAATACTTGATATTTTCCATAAGCCAGAGATTGGGGGCAGGTTGCTGATTTTGGGGAAACCGGGGGCGGGAAAAACAACAACCCTGCTGGAGTTGGCGCGGGATTTACTCGAAGAAGCGCAAGGGCACACTGAAGGGCAGAAACAGCCCATTCCCGTGTTGTTTGAAATGTTTCGGTATCCGGGAAAAATAACCATTGGTCAGTGGTTAGTTGAGGACTTGCAAAAGCGCCACAGTATCCCGCCAGCGCATACAGAAGCGGCACTTCAGCGGGGAGACTTATTACCCTTGATTGATGGGTTGGATGAGGTGGGTTTAAACCGACAACAAGACTGTATTGCCCAGATGAATCGCTTTTTACGGGAAGGTGTTCCCTATGCTTCCCGATTGTCTCTGGTGGTGTGTTGTCGGCAGCAGCAATATCGGGAAGGGGAGGTGATGCTAGAGGCATTGAACGGAGCGGTTTATCTGCAAGCGCTATCGGGAAGGGGAGGTGATGCTAGAGGCATTGAACGGAGCGGTTTATCTGCAAGCGCTGGAGGATGA
- a CDS encoding QcrA and Rieske domain-containing protein, whose amino-acid sequence MERRYFINWMTLGALVSVLPPTLSSCQSGEKRPISSSNNTPKIDTSIREDRFQALDTISQLEAQGTILDRRNAPKPVLIFRHQETQAITALNPMCTHQGCTVELLADENVFDCPCHGSQFDLDGAVLASPAENPLPLFEVKQEGDLILVKAQ is encoded by the coding sequence ATGGAACGCCGTTACTTTATCAATTGGATGACCCTTGGCGCACTCGTCAGCGTCCTCCCCCCCACCCTCTCCAGTTGTCAGTCTGGAGAAAAACGCCCAATATCCTCCAGTAATAACACGCCTAAAATTGATACCTCCATACGCGAAGATAGGTTTCAAGCCCTCGATACAATCTCCCAACTCGAAGCCCAAGGAACCATTCTAGACCGACGCAACGCTCCCAAACCCGTCCTCATCTTCCGCCATCAAGAAACCCAAGCCATCACTGCCCTCAATCCTATGTGTACCCATCAAGGTTGCACCGTAGAACTGTTGGCTGATGAAAACGTATTTGACTGTCCCTGTCACGGTTCCCAATTTGACTTAGATGGCGCAGTTTTAGCTTCTCCTGCGGAAAACCCCTTACCCCTGTTTGAAGTGAAACAGGAAGGGGACTTAATTTTAGTCAAAGCTCAGTAG
- a CDS encoding cytochrome c biogenesis protein, protein MNPIKFLIGLTLGLLLCFFPAWKAIISSPETSYDSLKTLAVQLDGRKKPLDTVARETVTQIHGSFRYEPLTGEKLDYLDTYLSLLFNNRDWNKEPFILFSYRPLKTELGLNPEQKYFSFVDLVSSPLGSFVLQAHEAQAQNLDLTRDQREALTLEDRLALMLETVSSTQLPVVPHPSDPKGKWLGIAQASEYYSPEQVETLQTTYGEIKQAVQMGLTSDLNAQVATLKSQLITLSPQVYPSGEKLTREVRFYGLHWFTQAWILYGVGFVVMLVTLELEKLQAYWVVLGLFCSGLAVHGYGFWERMQIAERPPVTNMYESVIWVSLGIAAIAVTFEFLHRAKYYLLSAAPLSILCLMLGDRLPAVLDPSIKPLVPVLRDNFWLSVHVPTITLGYASFALAFGFGHLLLGAYLFKPAAKDFINRLSRWNYSILQVGVLFLTTGIILGGIWAHFSWGRFWGWDPKETWALIALMCYIVPLHGRLAGWLGNFGMAIASVVSFNAILMAWYGVNFVLGTGLHSYGFSTGGSELIIGSLIALDLLFVLVVFLRQQMLKNQSQSPVLS, encoded by the coding sequence ATGAATCCAATTAAATTTCTCATTGGTTTAACATTAGGTCTTCTCCTGTGCTTCTTCCCCGCATGGAAAGCAATAATCTCTAGTCCGGAAACGAGTTATGATTCCCTGAAAACTCTGGCAGTACAACTGGATGGACGCAAAAAGCCCCTTGATACGGTTGCCAGAGAAACAGTTACTCAAATTCATGGCAGTTTCCGCTATGAACCCTTAACCGGAGAAAAGCTCGATTATCTCGATACCTATCTTTCCCTCTTATTCAATAACCGAGACTGGAACAAAGAACCCTTTATCCTGTTTAGTTATCGACCCTTAAAAACTGAACTGGGACTCAATCCAGAACAGAAATATTTTTCTTTCGTGGATCTGGTTTCGTCTCCCTTGGGTTCCTTTGTTTTGCAAGCCCATGAAGCTCAAGCGCAGAATCTAGATTTAACGCGAGATCAACGGGAAGCGCTAACTCTAGAAGACCGTTTAGCCCTAATGTTAGAGACGGTTAGCAGTACCCAGTTACCGGTTGTTCCCCATCCAAGCGATCCGAAAGGCAAATGGTTGGGAATTGCTCAGGCTTCTGAATATTATTCGCCGGAACAAGTCGAGACCTTGCAAACAACCTATGGCGAAATCAAACAAGCAGTACAAATGGGTTTAACTTCGGATTTAAATGCCCAGGTTGCAACTTTGAAATCGCAACTGATAACATTAAGTCCCCAAGTCTATCCTTCTGGGGAAAAACTAACGCGAGAAGTTCGTTTTTATGGACTGCATTGGTTTACCCAAGCCTGGATTTTATATGGTGTAGGGTTCGTGGTGATGTTGGTGACTTTGGAGTTGGAAAAGTTACAAGCCTATTGGGTAGTATTAGGGTTATTTTGCAGTGGGTTAGCGGTGCATGGATATGGGTTTTGGGAGCGGATGCAAATTGCAGAACGCCCTCCAGTGACGAATATGTATGAGTCAGTGATTTGGGTGAGTTTGGGAATAGCGGCGATCGCCGTTACCTTTGAATTCCTGCATCGTGCGAAATATTACCTATTGTCCGCTGCACCCTTATCTATCCTATGCTTGATGTTGGGGGATCGCCTCCCGGCTGTCCTCGATCCCAGCATTAAACCCCTCGTTCCCGTCCTGCGCGATAACTTTTGGCTCAGTGTCCATGTGCCTACCATTACCCTTGGTTACGCCAGTTTTGCCCTTGCCTTTGGCTTCGGTCATTTGCTCCTGGGCGCTTACCTATTCAAGCCCGCAGCCAAAGACTTTATCAACCGCCTCTCGCGCTGGAACTATTCTATCCTCCAAGTCGGCGTACTTTTCCTGACCACTGGCATTATCCTCGGTGGCATTTGGGCCCACTTTTCCTGGGGACGGTTTTGGGGATGGGACCCCAAAGAAACCTGGGCCTTAATCGCCCTCATGTGCTATATCGTGCCCCTACACGGTCGATTAGCCGGTTGGCTCGGCAACTTTGGTATGGCGATCGCTAGTGTTGTCAGCTTTAATGCTATCCTCATGGCCTGGTATGGCGTAAATTTTGTCCTCGGAACTGGATTACACAGCTACGGCTTCAGTACCGGAGGCTCAGAACTGATTATCGGTAGCTTAATTGCCCTAGATCTCCTGTTTGTATTGGTCGTATTCCTGCGTCAACAGATGCTCAAAAACCAATCGCAATCTCCAGTCCTCTCCTAA
- a CDS encoding nucleotidyltransferase family protein, with amino-acid sequence MIGIHKTPSLTADTILESLREMFPQIQKQYQISTLGILGSYVRGEATEASDIDLLIEFQPDIRFGLIAYCQLENYLSEKLGKQVDLVTKDGLKPDVGENILKEVVYL; translated from the coding sequence ATGATCGGTATCCATAAAACTCCATCTCTCACTGCTGACACTATCCTTGAATCTCTCCGGGAAATGTTCCCTCAAATTCAAAAGCAATACCAAATCAGTACGCTAGGAATTTTGGGTTCGTATGTCCGAGGTGAAGCAACTGAAGCCAGCGACATTGATTTACTCATTGAATTCCAACCAGACATTCGTTTTGGTCTAATTGCTTACTGTCAACTGGAAAATTACCTGAGTGAAAAACTGGGTAAACAAGTAGATCTGGTTACTAAAGATGGTTTAAAACCTGATGTCGGGGAAAATATTCTCAAGGAAGTGGTTTACCTATGA
- a CDS encoding SDR family oxidoreductase produces METNQKSLVVITGASSGIGEAIARRFAELGHPLLLLARRIEKLEALGLPNTMCRKLDVTDAEAFHVAIEKAEAEYGPVDCLVNNAGVMLLGQIDTQDSAEWHRMFDVNVLGLLNGMQAVLSSMKERGTGTIINMSSIAGKKSFPNHAAYVGTKFAVSAITENVREEVSNSDVRVMAIHPGAVETELLSHTTSQEIIDGYEEWKQAMGGALVADDIARTAVFMYSQPQNVNIRDITITATRQPA; encoded by the coding sequence ATGGAGACGAATCAGAAATCCTTAGTGGTTATTACCGGTGCAAGCTCCGGTATTGGTGAGGCTATTGCTCGACGTTTCGCCGAACTTGGTCACCCGCTGTTACTTCTCGCTCGCCGAATTGAAAAACTCGAAGCGCTTGGCCTACCCAACACAATGTGCCGCAAACTCGATGTCACCGATGCTGAAGCTTTCCATGTTGCCATTGAAAAGGCTGAAGCTGAATATGGCCCGGTAGATTGCTTAGTCAACAATGCTGGTGTGATGCTTCTAGGGCAGATTGATACACAAGATTCAGCGGAATGGCACAGAATGTTTGATGTGAACGTTCTCGGCTTGTTAAACGGAATGCAGGCGGTTCTTAGCTCGATGAAGGAGCGAGGCACTGGCACCATCATAAACATGAGTTCTATTGCGGGCAAAAAGTCCTTTCCCAACCATGCGGCTTATGTTGGAACCAAGTTTGCCGTCTCCGCAATTACCGAAAATGTTCGTGAAGAGGTTTCTAACAGCGATGTACGCGTGATGGCAATTCACCCTGGGGCAGTAGAAACCGAACTGCTGAGTCACACCACTTCGCAGGAAATCATTGATGGTTATGAGGAATGGAAACAGGCAATGGGCGGCGCATTGGTTGCCGACGACATTGCTCGCACAGCAGTGTTTATGTATTCCCAACCGCAGAATGTAAACATCCGTGATATCACGATCACGGCTACCCGGCAACCGGCCTAA
- a CDS encoding AraC family transcriptional regulator — protein MDVYQFSKVEGFIKTHIRGVSFFWATKAIACSPLVYNAGLVIIEQGNKVGYLGDRVFHYDSDHYLVLSVPLTFECETNASLDNPLLGIFIELDLAELHKMVMQLSKHNALDNFELTSPLCGVEPVALDSQMRKATTRLMQALCSEQDSEILGLSLVREVVYRALLGKHGPALYALTQHNSHYARIARSIEIIRREYQKPLTIKQLAKEVDMSVSAFHRSFKQITEKSPLQYLKEYRLHKAKSLILHNNISVGTAALNVGYESTSQFSREFKRYFNFLPSQARDSGYAQLV, from the coding sequence ATGGATGTTTATCAGTTTTCCAAAGTGGAAGGCTTTATCAAGACTCATATCAGAGGTGTCAGTTTCTTCTGGGCAACAAAAGCTATAGCGTGTTCGCCGCTCGTCTACAATGCTGGGCTAGTGATTATTGAGCAGGGTAATAAGGTTGGATACCTCGGCGATCGCGTGTTTCACTACGATAGTGACCATTACCTTGTCCTTAGTGTGCCACTCACCTTCGAGTGCGAAACAAATGCCAGCTTGGACAACCCATTACTGGGCATTTTTATTGAACTCGATCTTGCCGAACTTCACAAGATGGTGATGCAACTCTCAAAACATAATGCACTCGATAACTTTGAGCTGACATCACCATTATGTGGTGTTGAGCCGGTTGCCCTTGATTCCCAGATGCGTAAGGCAACAACTCGGCTCATGCAAGCCCTCTGCTCAGAACAGGATAGTGAAATTCTCGGTTTGTCATTAGTTAGGGAGGTCGTCTACCGCGCACTGTTGGGTAAACATGGACCTGCTCTTTATGCGCTCACCCAACACAACTCCCACTATGCGCGGATTGCTCGAAGCATAGAGATCATTCGGCGTGAGTACCAAAAACCCCTCACGATCAAGCAGCTCGCCAAAGAAGTGGACATGAGTGTCTCGGCATTTCACCGGTCGTTCAAACAGATAACCGAAAAATCTCCACTACAGTACCTCAAAGAGTATCGATTACATAAAGCTAAGAGTCTTATTCTTCATAACAATATATCTGTAGGTACGGCAGCCCTCAATGTGGGGTACGAGAGCACATCCCAGTTTAGTCGAGAGTTTAAGCGCTATTTCAATTTTTTGCCCTCTCAAGCAAGAGACTCGGGCTATGCCCAACTTGTATAG
- the sodC gene encoding superoxide dismutase [Cu-Zn] SodC has protein sequence MTATVLAPAYADGHAITVEMNLTDANGIGAAVGTVLLEDTEYGLLLTPNLTNLTPGSHGFHIHTNPDCGPGMKDGKTVPGLAAGGHFDPFNTGVHKGPYADDGHLGDLPPLFVANNGTATTPVLAPRLEVSFLNGRSLMVHMHGDNFSDEPAPLGGGGPRLACGVISE, from the coding sequence ATGACAGCAACTGTTCTCGCACCAGCTTATGCTGACGGTCATGCCATTACCGTTGAAATGAATCTCACTGATGCCAATGGTATTGGCGCGGCTGTTGGTACGGTGCTTTTGGAAGATACGGAATATGGTTTGCTTCTTACCCCGAATCTGACCAATTTGACTCCAGGTTCCCATGGATTTCATATTCATACCAATCCAGACTGCGGCCCTGGAATGAAAGATGGCAAGACCGTACCTGGATTAGCTGCCGGCGGGCACTTCGACCCATTCAATACCGGAGTCCATAAAGGCCCCTATGCGGATGATGGTCACCTGGGAGATTTACCTCCGTTATTTGTGGCCAATAATGGTACAGCAACAACTCCTGTTTTAGCTCCCCGGTTAGAAGTCAGCTTCTTAAATGGTCGTTCTCTAATGGTGCATATGCACGGAGATAACTTTTCTGACGAGCCAGCTCCTCTCGGTGGCGGCGGTCCTCGCCTGGCTTGTGGTGTAATTTCTGAGTAG
- a CDS encoding TIGR03364 family FAD-dependent oxidoreductase has protein sequence MTSQNQADVLIIGAGIVGLAHALACAKRGLKVVVFERNPQAMGASIRNFGMVWPVGQPLGQLGDRALNSRQIWLELSAQTGFHAEEAGSLHLAYREDEMAVLEEFISIRASTHSVALLTPNQVLEKSPAVVKEGLLGALWSSTEVIVDPREAIAELPNYLSKTYGVTFKFGTVVTAIADRVAIAGGEQWRGDRIFVCSGADFETLYPQHYAKSGITKVKLQMMRTAPQPNNWRLGAALCGGLTLTHYSAFADCPSLPALKERIAKETPYFPEWGIHVMMSQNGLGELIIGDTHEYGWCPHPFDRADLNNYVLNYLKGFVQPPSLDIAQTWHGVYAKLPGSTELILYPEPGVTIVNALSGAGMTLSFGLAEEAISEIYSTSR, from the coding sequence ATGACTTCACAAAATCAGGCTGATGTATTAATTATTGGTGCAGGGATTGTTGGTTTAGCTCATGCTTTAGCCTGTGCCAAACGAGGACTCAAGGTTGTTGTTTTTGAACGGAATCCCCAGGCAATGGGTGCATCAATTCGCAATTTTGGCATGGTCTGGCCTGTGGGACAACCCTTAGGACAATTAGGCGATCGCGCCCTCAACTCTCGACAAATTTGGCTGGAACTGTCGGCTCAGACTGGATTTCACGCAGAAGAAGCCGGATCGCTACATCTGGCCTATCGTGAAGATGAGATGGCGGTTTTAGAGGAATTTATCAGCATTAGAGCCTCTACCCATTCTGTAGCTTTACTGACCCCTAATCAAGTCTTAGAGAAGAGTCCAGCCGTAGTTAAGGAAGGGTTATTAGGAGCGCTGTGGAGTTCCACAGAAGTGATTGTAGACCCCAGAGAAGCGATCGCCGAATTACCAAATTATCTCAGTAAAACCTACGGGGTTACCTTCAAGTTTGGTACGGTTGTTACAGCGATCGCGGATCGGGTGGCAATTGCCGGGGGAGAGCAATGGCGAGGCGATCGCATTTTTGTCTGTTCCGGTGCAGACTTTGAAACCCTCTATCCCCAACACTACGCCAAGAGCGGCATCACCAAAGTTAAACTGCAAATGATGCGAACGGCTCCCCAACCCAACAACTGGCGACTCGGTGCAGCACTTTGCGGAGGATTAACCCTAACCCACTATAGTGCGTTTGCAGACTGTCCCTCCCTTCCTGCTCTCAAAGAACGCATTGCTAAAGAAACTCCCTATTTTCCAGAATGGGGAATTCACGTCATGATGTCGCAAAATGGATTAGGAGAATTAATTATTGGCGACACTCATGAATATGGTTGGTGTCCTCACCCCTTCGATCGCGCCGATCTGAACAACTACGTTCTCAACTACTTAAAAGGCTTTGTCCAACCCCCTTCCCTAGACATTGCCCAAACATGGCACGGTGTGTATGCCAAGTTACCCGGATCAACTGAATTGATTTTATATCCAGAACCGGGTGTGACCATTGTTAACGCCCTCAGTGGTGCGGGAATGACCCTATCGTTTGGTCTAGCAGAAGAGGCGATCTCGGAAATATATAGCACTTCGCGGTAG
- a CDS encoding ureidoglycolate lyase: MMQTLGHPINYLAPDVPPELPWVDVPLVKATPESLAGYGQLVDDYESYSIEIVTWPTQGWRKLDPETGNQGGTTQGIFEFWWEGEILYGHNQAVGDRYLLGWSTNPGNAQSQTTPESGRSQVLLWHANYHPDGGQLFFPLENTPFVVPLALPGDEVKPEDFIAFYVEGHQGLYIHPNVWHEAVFPLADRAKFHDEQGKVHGRVSCNLAQEFGVFLSVPLIY, translated from the coding sequence ATGATGCAAACTTTAGGTCATCCCATTAACTACCTGGCTCCTGATGTTCCCCCAGAACTCCCCTGGGTGGACGTTCCCTTGGTCAAAGCCACACCAGAATCTCTGGCTGGATATGGTCAATTGGTGGATGATTATGAGAGCTATTCTATTGAAATTGTGACCTGGCCCACCCAAGGATGGCGAAAACTCGATCCAGAAACCGGCAACCAAGGGGGAACTACCCAAGGGATCTTTGAATTTTGGTGGGAAGGAGAGATCCTTTATGGTCATAATCAAGCGGTTGGCGATCGCTATCTCTTGGGTTGGTCTACAAACCCAGGAAATGCCCAATCTCAAACCACACCAGAATCAGGACGCTCTCAGGTCTTACTCTGGCACGCCAATTATCACCCCGATGGTGGACAACTGTTTTTTCCCTTAGAAAATACGCCCTTTGTCGTTCCCCTCGCTTTACCCGGAGACGAGGTGAAACCGGAAGACTTTATCGCGTTCTATGTCGAAGGTCACCAGGGATTATATATTCATCCTAATGTGTGGCATGAGGCTGTATTTCCCCTGGCAGACCGGGCAAAATTCCACGATGAACAAGGTAAAGTTCATGGTCGTGTCAGTTGTAATTTAGCCCAAGAATTTGGTGTTTTCTTATCTGTTCCTCTGATTTATTAA
- a CDS encoding HAD hydrolase-like protein produces the protein MSSTPNVELVIFDMAGTTVKDNNEVQNCFFVAAEQTGLQASGDRVNAMMGWSKKLVFQTLWREQLGGDHPDYQQNVEVSYQRFKETLEHHYQTQPVEPTEGCLELFDWLKFEEIKIGLNTGFYREVTDIILRRLGWDKGLNQDYVGSEHSYIQVSVTPSEIYNNEGRPAPYMIQKAMYKLGVKNPQTVIVVGDTPSDLEAGLNAHCLMTLGVTNGTHRREQLAQYPNDGLLDSLRELKEKITA, from the coding sequence ATGTCTTCTACTCCTAATGTGGAACTGGTTATCTTTGACATGGCAGGCACAACGGTCAAGGATAACAATGAAGTGCAAAACTGTTTCTTTGTGGCTGCCGAACAAACGGGTTTACAGGCTTCCGGCGATCGCGTGAATGCCATGATGGGATGGTCAAAAAAGCTGGTATTTCAAACGTTGTGGCGAGAACAACTCGGTGGAGATCACCCAGATTATCAGCAAAATGTCGAGGTTTCTTATCAACGGTTTAAGGAAACCTTAGAACATCATTATCAAACCCAACCGGTTGAACCGACAGAAGGATGCTTAGAACTGTTTGACTGGCTAAAGTTTGAGGAAATTAAGATTGGGTTAAATACAGGATTTTATCGTGAGGTAACGGATATTATCTTGCGTCGTTTGGGATGGGATAAAGGGTTAAATCAAGATTATGTTGGCTCAGAACACTCTTATATCCAAGTCTCGGTTACGCCCTCAGAGATTTATAATAACGAAGGTCGCCCAGCTCCCTATATGATTCAGAAAGCGATGTACAAACTTGGGGTCAAGAATCCCCAAACTGTAATTGTAGTTGGGGATACTCCCTCAGATTTAGAAGCGGGATTGAATGCCCATTGTTTGATGACTTTGGGAGTAACCAATGGAACTCATCGCCGAGAACAGTTAGCCCAATATCCGAATGATGGATTGTTGGATTCTCTGCGGGAGTTGAAAGAAAAAATCACAGCATAA
- a CDS encoding FeoC-like transcriptional regulator, giving the protein MILELQNYLAQKQKVSLAELETHFRSHPDALRAMLNKLVNKGRVRPVSLEGQKCGGCTHCDTTAFEVYEWVGKRE; this is encoded by the coding sequence ATGATTCTAGAACTACAAAACTACCTCGCCCAAAAACAGAAAGTCTCTCTGGCCGAACTCGAAACCCACTTTCGCAGCCATCCTGATGCTTTGCGGGCAATGCTCAATAAATTAGTCAATAAAGGCAGAGTGCGCCCGGTAAGCTTAGAAGGGCAAAAATGTGGCGGTTGTACCCATTGCGATACAACCGCCTTTGAAGTTTACGAATGGGTAGGGAAGAGGGAATAG